A window from Primulina huaijiensis isolate GDHJ02 chromosome 11, ASM1229523v2, whole genome shotgun sequence encodes these proteins:
- the LOC140987352 gene encoding WRKY transcription factor 71-like isoform X1, with protein MLHQTFSSLHSHLDQQAVFSDPSMSHENNMNSLQKYPFHDSYQNMGSEGFSFPFVSDQSDFDPFEHNQLPKYEQNPNRFDPFQMTFAGCLHDATEYNAVSSAFDLSCSSSDHAVYNSVNNYLSNQNVVSAAEYPLSTNSSVSVSSSEAGAEEGSSRSKTKVLRPKVCEDGDVKSKKDSKAKNKKEKRPKEARVAFMTKSEIDILEDGYRWRKYGQKAVKNSPFPRSYYRCTSKKCGVKKRVERSFEDPLVVITTYEGQHNHHSPDTLRGNAAIAVLPPSLLSPPLPMTLPSFTHGFNSPTINHQHQQVPNYYTHFMDPQHQQQQPQVPDVQYAFSDKIFQL; from the exons ATGCTCCATCAAACCTTCTCTTCTCTCCATTCACATCTGGATCAACAAGCTGTTTTCTCTGATCCATCCATGTCTCATGAAAATAACATGAATTCTCTGCAAAAATATCCTTTTCATGACAGCTATCAAAACATGGGTTCTGAAGGGTTTTCGTTTCCTTTTGTTTCTGATCAAAGTGATTTCGACCCTTTTGAGCACAACCAGCTGCCGAAGTATGAGCAAAACCCTAATCGATTCGATCCGTTCCAAATGACTTTCGCAGGCTGCTTGCATGATGCAACAGAGTACAACGCTGTATCAAGTGCTTTCGACTTGTCTTGTTCGTCATCTGATCATGCAGTTTATAATTCTGTGAATAACTATTTGTCCAATCAGAATGTTGTTTCTGCTGCCGAATATCCTTTGTCGACAAATTCTTCGGTATCGGTTTCTTCCTCAGAGGCTGGAGCAGAAGAAGGTTCTTCAAGAAGCAAGACGAAAGTTCTGCGTCCCAAAGTTTGTGAAGATGGGGATGTGAAGTCGAAAAAAGA CAGCAAAGCAAAAAACAAGAAGGAGAAAAGGCCAAAAGAAGCACGCGTTGCCTTCATGACTAAAAGCGAGATAGATATTCTTGAAGATGGATATAGATGGAGAAAATATGGACAAAAAGCAGTAAAAAATAGCCCCTTTCCAAG GAGTTACTACAGATGCACCAGCAAAAAGTGCGGCGTGAAGAAACGTGTGGAGAGATCATTTGAGGATCCTTTGGTGGTGATCACAACCTATGAGGGCCAACACAACCACCACAGCCCCGACACTCTCCGTGGCAATGCCGCCATCGCTGTGTTGCCCCCTTCTCTACTATCTCCGCCACTACCAATGACACTTCCAAGCTTCACTCATGGCTTCAATTCTCCCACCATCAATCACCAACACCAACAAGTTCCCAACTATTACACACATTTTATGGACCCACAacaccagcagcagcagccgcAAGTTCCTGACGTTCAATACGCATTTTCGGACAAGATATTTCAACTGTAG
- the LOC140987352 gene encoding WRKY transcription factor 71-like isoform X2 has product MLHQTFSSLHSHLDQQAVFSDPSMSHENNMNSLQKYPFHDSYQNMGSEGFSFPFVSDQSDFDPFEHNQLPKYEQNPNRFDPFQMTFAGCLHDATEYNAVSSAFDLSCSSSDHAVYNSVNNYLSNQNVVSAAEYPLSTNSSVSVSSSEAGAEEGSSRSKTKVLRPKVCEDGDVKSKKDKAKNKKEKRPKEARVAFMTKSEIDILEDGYRWRKYGQKAVKNSPFPRSYYRCTSKKCGVKKRVERSFEDPLVVITTYEGQHNHHSPDTLRGNAAIAVLPPSLLSPPLPMTLPSFTHGFNSPTINHQHQQVPNYYTHFMDPQHQQQQPQVPDVQYAFSDKIFQL; this is encoded by the exons ATGCTCCATCAAACCTTCTCTTCTCTCCATTCACATCTGGATCAACAAGCTGTTTTCTCTGATCCATCCATGTCTCATGAAAATAACATGAATTCTCTGCAAAAATATCCTTTTCATGACAGCTATCAAAACATGGGTTCTGAAGGGTTTTCGTTTCCTTTTGTTTCTGATCAAAGTGATTTCGACCCTTTTGAGCACAACCAGCTGCCGAAGTATGAGCAAAACCCTAATCGATTCGATCCGTTCCAAATGACTTTCGCAGGCTGCTTGCATGATGCAACAGAGTACAACGCTGTATCAAGTGCTTTCGACTTGTCTTGTTCGTCATCTGATCATGCAGTTTATAATTCTGTGAATAACTATTTGTCCAATCAGAATGTTGTTTCTGCTGCCGAATATCCTTTGTCGACAAATTCTTCGGTATCGGTTTCTTCCTCAGAGGCTGGAGCAGAAGAAGGTTCTTCAAGAAGCAAGACGAAAGTTCTGCGTCCCAAAGTTTGTGAAGATGGGGATGTGAAGTCGAAAAAAGA CAAAGCAAAAAACAAGAAGGAGAAAAGGCCAAAAGAAGCACGCGTTGCCTTCATGACTAAAAGCGAGATAGATATTCTTGAAGATGGATATAGATGGAGAAAATATGGACAAAAAGCAGTAAAAAATAGCCCCTTTCCAAG GAGTTACTACAGATGCACCAGCAAAAAGTGCGGCGTGAAGAAACGTGTGGAGAGATCATTTGAGGATCCTTTGGTGGTGATCACAACCTATGAGGGCCAACACAACCACCACAGCCCCGACACTCTCCGTGGCAATGCCGCCATCGCTGTGTTGCCCCCTTCTCTACTATCTCCGCCACTACCAATGACACTTCCAAGCTTCACTCATGGCTTCAATTCTCCCACCATCAATCACCAACACCAACAAGTTCCCAACTATTACACACATTTTATGGACCCACAacaccagcagcagcagccgcAAGTTCCTGACGTTCAATACGCATTTTCGGACAAGATATTTCAACTGTAG